One Salmo trutta chromosome 24, fSalTru1.1, whole genome shotgun sequence genomic region harbors:
- the LOC115161318 gene encoding protein mono-ADP-ribosyltransferase PARP15 — translation MANREVSGMDIIITNKMKLIDWLRVDPFYILQHLHCKGIIKDREYQSLMSVTEPEKKVIKLLDKIIGKKEKICLQFLDTLKELDVNEVYPELQQWITTLDLPAQQDNFPQHWDTKPATTSVRLHRILPGSPEYNEVQGLFRNTCPDNEIEKIERVQNPNLWKSFQIKKQDINDRNDGILNERRLFHATSHTTIAHINDHGFNRSYAGKNDALYGNGTYFAVNASYSADDEFSKPDGEGRKLMYLCRVLTGHFTKGEPGMIEPPFKDGSVIRRYDSTTNDPSNPTEFVVFHDCQAYPEYLITFLRV, via the exons ATGGCTAATCGTGAA gTCTCTGGAATGGatattataataacaaataaGATGAAACTCATTGACTGGCTTCGAGTAGATCCATTTTACATTCTTCAACATCTGCATTGTAAAGGCATTATAAAAGACAGGGAGTATCAAAGCCTTATGAGTGTCACAGAGCCGGAGAAAAAAGTCATCAAACTGCTTGATAAGATCATTGGCAAAAAGGAAAAAATATGTCTCCAGTTCCTTGATACTCTCAAAGAACTTGATGTGAATGAAGTCTACCCGGAACTTCAGCAGTGGATAACCACCTTAGACTTACCAG CTCAACAGGATAACTTCCCTCAGCATTGGGATACCAAGCCAGCCACCACTTCTGTCCGCCTCCACCGTATCCTGCCAGGAAGCCCAGAGTATAATGAAGTCCAAGGCCTGTTTCGGAATACTTGTCCAGACAATGAAATTGAAAAA ATTGAAAGGGTCCAGAACCCAAACTTGTGGAAAAGCTTCCAGATCAAGAAACAAGACATCAATGACAGGAATGATGGCATTCTCAATGAGAGACGTCTTTTCCATGCAACCAGTCACACAACCATAGCTCACATCAATGACCATGGGTTCAATCGGAGCTACGCTGGAAAAAATG ATGCACTGTATGGAAATGGCACCTACTTTGCAGTCAATGCCAGCTACTCTGCTGATGATGAATTCTCCAAGCCGGATGGTGAAGGGAGGAAGTTGATGTACTTGTGTCGTGTTCTGACTGGACACTTCACAAAGGGAGAACCAGGGATGATAGAACCTCCATTTAAAGACGGTTCAGTGATTCGGCGCTACGATAGTACGACAAACGACCCATCTAATCCAACAGAGTTCGTAGTCTTCCACGACTGTCAGGCATATCCAGAGTACTTGATCACTTTCTTAAGGGTCTAG